One window of Anaerolineales bacterium genomic DNA carries:
- a CDS encoding LysM peptidoglycan-binding domain-containing protein has protein sequence MNVKPPSSPPPSSIIGSYRKRNRSRQNIINIAAAVLVLGGLAVLIYWLSQPGKPINLLFATETPTPTVTLTPTNTVTPSPTFTETSTPTITPTATFSAPFTYTVQDGDSLAVIAEKFVLGDDAIPLILLLNPFNPETGLGIDPTTQIVIPGQVILLPNPDMQLPTATSVPPDLPRGTLIEYTVQSGDSLAVIADIFNSTIEAIIEENNIDNPNALFVGQILQIPVNLVTPTATRPPTSTPQTPGPGTFLPTSTTTPINAAPGVTGTP, from the coding sequence ATGAATGTGAAACCTCCCTCCTCTCCCCCGCCTTCCAGCATCATCGGAAGTTACCGTAAGCGCAATCGCAGCAGGCAGAATATCATCAACATCGCAGCTGCCGTGCTTGTGCTGGGAGGTCTGGCTGTTTTAATCTATTGGCTGTCCCAACCGGGGAAGCCCATCAATCTCCTGTTCGCAACCGAAACCCCCACACCAACGGTCACATTGACCCCGACCAACACGGTCACCCCTTCCCCTACGTTCACCGAAACATCGACGCCAACCATCACGCCCACAGCCACTTTTTCGGCGCCGTTCACCTACACAGTGCAGGATGGAGATTCGCTCGCCGTTATCGCGGAAAAATTCGTATTGGGTGATGATGCCATTCCGCTCATTCTGCTTCTTAATCCTTTTAACCCCGAAACCGGTCTGGGTATTGACCCGACGACACAGATCGTGATCCCGGGTCAGGTCATCCTTCTTCCGAACCCGGATATGCAATTGCCCACCGCCACGTCCGTCCCGCCGGACCTGCCGCGAGGCACGTTGATCGAATACACCGTCCAATCCGGAGATTCCCTGGCTGTGATCGCGGATATATTCAACAGCACGATCGAGGCGATCATCGAAGAGAATAACATCGATAACCCGAACGCACTCTTCGTCGGGCAGATCCTGCAAATCCCGGTGAACCTGGTCACACCGACAGCCACGCGTCCGCCCACCAGCACACCTCAAACGCCCGGTCCCGGAACCTTCCTGCCGACATCCACGACCACGCCGATTAACGCCGCACCTGGGGTCACTGGCACACCATGA